TAACTTTGTTGATATCCTTGTTGATAATTGAAATAGCTTGTGAATAACGCTAGTAAAGAAGAGTCGCCATAAAAAAGAAGAACCGCATTTCTGCGATTCTTCTTATCTTAGTTGCGGAGATCCGACTCGAACGAATGACCTTTGGGTTATGAGCCCAACGAGCTACCAACTGCTCCACTCCGCGATGTTTAACGGGTGCAAAGGTACGGCTTTATTTGGAATACACAAATTATTTGCAGAATATTTTTCTAATAAATTTCCCTTTTTCTCTTATATGACTGAAAATGAGTAGGGTAATATTGGAACTTTTTTTTAGTACCTATTAATATACAAATGTTAATATTCTCTCTGTTTTCTTGTATGGTCTAAAGAAAAGAATTACTTTTGCTCAAAATATTCAGCAATGTGCAATTTGTAACCTATGACCGTATCCAAGACAAAAGCCAAATTAGTAGATGTTGCCCGTCAGCTTTTTGCGAAGATGGGAGTAGAGAACACGACTATGAACGATATCGCTCTTGCTTCTAAAAAGGGTAGAAGAACTCTATATACCTATTTTAAAAGTAAGGATGAAATTTATCTGGCTGTTGTAGAATCGGAACTGGATATCCTGTCGGATATGATGAAGCGGGTGTCGGAAAAGAATATCTCTCCGGATGAAAAACTGTTGGAACTGATATATACCCGGCTGGATGCGGTAAAAGAAGTCGTCTACCGGAACGGGACGTTGCGTGCCAACTTCTTCCGTGACATATGGCGGGTAGAGAAGGTGCGTAAGAAATTCGATGCAAAGGAGATGCAGCTCTTTAAGGCGGTTCTTCTGGAAGGACAGGCTAAAGGAGTTTTCCACATTGACGATGTAGAGATGACTGCCGATTTGATACATTATTGCGTGAAGGGAATTGAAGTACCTTATATCCGTGGTCATATAGGCGCGCATCTGGATGAAGATACGAGAAACAGATATGTGTCCAACATTGTGTTTGGCGCACTGCATAGAACAGAAATTTAATTAAATAACTTTTAGTATGGGATTATTAGACGGAAAAACAGCCATTGTAACCGGTGCTGCCCGCGGTATTGGTAAGGCTATCGCTCTGAAGTTTGCTGCCGAAGGCGCAAACATCGCATTTACTGACCTTGTCATTGACGAAAATGCAGAAAATACAGCCAAAGAACTTGAAGCAATGGGTGTGAAAGCCAAAGGTTACGCTTCCAACGCGGCTAACTTTGAAGATACAGCAAAAGTCGTAGAAGAAATCCATAAGGACTTCGGACGCATTGATATTCTGGTAAACAATGCCGGTATCACTCGTGACGGTTTGATGATGCGTATGAGCGAACAGCAGTGGGATATGGTAATCAACGTGAACCTGAAGTCTGCATTCAACTTCATCCACGCTTGCACGCCTATCATGATGCGTCAGAAAGCAGGTAGCATTATCAATATGGCATCCGTGGTAGGTGTTCACGGTAATGCGGGACAAGCTAACTACGCAGCTTCCAAAGCCGGTATGATTGCATTGGCGAAGTCTATCGCTCAGGAACTCGGCTCTCGTGGCATCCGTGCCAACGCTATCGCTCCGGGATTCATCCTGACAGACATGACTGCCGCTCTCTCTGACGAAGTTAGAGCTGAATGGGCAAAGAAAATTCCTTTGCGTCGTGGCGGTACTCCTGAAGATGTGGCAAACATCGCTACCTTCCTCGCTTCCGATATGTCTTCTTACGTATCAGGACAGGTGATTCAGGTAGATGGTGGTATGAATATGTAATCGAACAGAATGACTGTTGTATACGAAGACAACCATATCATTGTAGTCAACAAGACCGCTTCCGAGATTGTCCAGGCAGACAAGACGGGCGATACGCCGCTTTCGGAGACTGTGAAACAGTACTTGAAAGAGAAGTATCAGAAACCCGGCAATGTTTTCATCGGTGTAACACACCGGCTGGACCGCCCCGTAAGCGGTCTTGTTATATTCGCCAAAACGAGCAAGGCGCTTACGCGTCTCAATGAAATGTTCCGCACCAGTGAGGTGAAGAAGACCTACTGGGCAGTGGTGAAGAACGCTCCGAAAGAACCGGAAGGCGAACTGGTACATTTCCTTGTGCGTAATGAAAAGCAGAACAAGAGCTATGCGTACGATAAAGAAGTCCCGAATAGCAAGAAGGCGATTTTAGACTACCGTTTAATAGGCCGTTCAGAGAATTATTTCCTGCTCGAAGTTGACTTGAAAACCGGACGCCATCATCAGATTCGCTGCCAACTGGCAAAGATGGGATGCCCCATCAAGGGAGACTTGAAATATGGCTCTCCACGCTCCAATCCTGATGGAAGCATTTGTCTGCATGCCCGGCGAGTACGGTTCGTACATCCCGTCTCGAAAGAGCTGATAGAGCTTGAAGCTCCTC
The DNA window shown above is from Bacteroides faecium and carries:
- a CDS encoding TetR/AcrR family transcriptional regulator, with product MTVSKTKAKLVDVARQLFAKMGVENTTMNDIALASKKGRRTLYTYFKSKDEIYLAVVESELDILSDMMKRVSEKNISPDEKLLELIYTRLDAVKEVVYRNGTLRANFFRDIWRVEKVRKKFDAKEMQLFKAVLLEGQAKGVFHIDDVEMTADLIHYCVKGIEVPYIRGHIGAHLDEDTRNRYVSNIVFGALHRTEI
- the fabG gene encoding 3-oxoacyl-[acyl-carrier-protein] reductase; this translates as MGLLDGKTAIVTGAARGIGKAIALKFAAEGANIAFTDLVIDENAENTAKELEAMGVKAKGYASNAANFEDTAKVVEEIHKDFGRIDILVNNAGITRDGLMMRMSEQQWDMVINVNLKSAFNFIHACTPIMMRQKAGSIINMASVVGVHGNAGQANYAASKAGMIALAKSIAQELGSRGIRANAIAPGFILTDMTAALSDEVRAEWAKKIPLRRGGTPEDVANIATFLASDMSSYVSGQVIQVDGGMNM
- a CDS encoding RluA family pseudouridine synthase, with protein sequence MTVVYEDNHIIVVNKTASEIVQADKTGDTPLSETVKQYLKEKYQKPGNVFIGVTHRLDRPVSGLVIFAKTSKALTRLNEMFRTSEVKKTYWAVVKNAPKEPEGELVHFLVRNEKQNKSYAYDKEVPNSKKAILDYRLIGRSENYFLLEVDLKTGRHHQIRCQLAKMGCPIKGDLKYGSPRSNPDGSICLHARRVRFVHPVSKELIELEAPLPDGNLWKGFELF